The DNA sequence TGTATAAAATGATAAAAATATCATTGTTACAATAGATGGAAAAACAAATTTTAAAAATTCTTTATAATTTTGTTTTTTTAAAAATACTTCTTCCATTTTTTACACCTCTATAATCCTTTAAATAATTGATATCGCTTGACAAGTATAATTGTGAGGGATATAGTAACTATATTGTCAAGCAAATTTTTTATAAATAATAAGGTGGTATATATGGATATGAAATTTACAGTAGGTGAACTGGCAAAACTTCATAATATGAGTAAACAAACTCTAATTTATTATGATAATATTGATCTGTTTAAACCAAATATAGTCGATAAAAATAATGGATATAGATATTATACTTCTAATCAATTAGAAATTTTAGATAGTATTTTAATCCTAAGAGAAATAGGTATTCCTATAAAAGATATTAAGGAGTTTTTGATAAAAAGAGATAATAATAAGGCATTAAAACTTTTAAAAGATCAAAAAAAGGTTTTAGATTTACAAGTTAAAAATTTAAAAAGAACTATTACAAGGTTAGAAAATAAAATAAATACTATAGAAAGCATGCATAGCTATATAGATGGCGTCTACTTTGAAGAAATGGAATCAGAATATTTAGCAGTGAAAAAAGTTGATCCACCTTTTAATCTTTTACAAACAGATATAGCATTTAAAAAACTTTTAACTATGGTTCATAGTAAAAAATATCCTTATAACTATCAATTAGGAACTATTATTTCTCTTGAAAATTTAAATCAAAAAGAGTACACAAGTGCTGACTCTGTATTTTTTCCTCTTTATACAAAGTTAAAAGGTGAAAATATTATAGAAAAAAGCAAAGGCCTTTATGCAGTTTCACTTCATAAAGGTGACTACTCAAGTATTGGAAATACATATGAAATTTTAATTCAAAATATAAAAAAAAATAAGTATGAAATAGTAGGTCCATCCTTTGAATATTGTATTTTAGATAGCTTAACTTCTTATACATCAAAAGATTATATAACTAAAATAACAATTCCTGTAAAAGCTATTTAGATTCATATGTTAAAATTTTTTACAAGTTTTAATAATAAAAAATAGCTATACAAAAGTATAGCTATTTCCATTTTTCAAGAACTTTTAACATAAATTCTTTTATATCTATATTGTATACACTTTTTAAGTGTTCTCCATTAAAAACTTCTTCAGACTTTCCATAACAAACTATTTCGCCATTATTTAGTAGACAAACTGCATCGCTAAAATAATGTACTAAATTTAGATCGTGTAATACTCCAATAACAATCTTTTTATTCTTTTTAGCCCATTTAGATAAATGTTCTAATAGTTCAATTTGATACTTCAAATCTAGATGATTTGTAGGTTCGTCTAGCAATATAATATCTGGATTTTGAGCAAAAGTTCTTGCTAGAAATACTCTTTGAAGCTGTCCTCCACTTAATTCATTTATAGGCTTATCTTTTATATCTAAAAGTCCAACTCGTTCAATTGCATCTAATATAATATCTTTATCCAATTTACTTAGGGTATTAAAAACCCCTTTTGAGTGTGCATATCTACCAAGTGATACAGTTTCATATATTGTATATGGGAAATATATTTGAGTTATCTGACTCATAAGTCCTACTTTTTTAGCAAGTTCTTTTCTTGAAAAATTACATACTTCCATCCCATCTATAGTTATACTACCTTTGTAAGTTATAATATTTGCAATAGATTTTAAAAGTGTACTTTTTCCACATCCATTTGGTCCAACTATACAAAGATTTTTACCGTCTTCAACCTTAAAGTTAATATCTTTTATAATATCTATTTCATCATATCCACAATAAAGATTTTTTACTTCTAACATAATATCACTTCTTTCCTTTGCTAAAATATACATATGCAAAGAATGGTGCACCTATAATGGCAGTTATAGATCCAACAGGAAGTTCAGCAGGAGAAATTATAGTCCTTGAAATTAAATCAGTTATTACCATTAAAGAACCTCCAAATACAAATGACATAGGTATGACATAACTATGTTTTGATCCAAATACCTTTCTTACCATGTGAGGTGCTATCAAATCTACAAATCCAATAGTTCCACTTAATGCCACTGCACTT is a window from the Paraclostridium sordellii genome containing:
- a CDS encoding MerR family transcriptional regulator, translating into MDMKFTVGELAKLHNMSKQTLIYYDNIDLFKPNIVDKNNGYRYYTSNQLEILDSILILREIGIPIKDIKEFLIKRDNNKALKLLKDQKKVLDLQVKNLKRTITRLENKINTIESMHSYIDGVYFEEMESEYLAVKKVDPPFNLLQTDIAFKKLLTMVHSKKYPYNYQLGTIISLENLNQKEYTSADSVFFPLYTKLKGENIIEKSKGLYAVSLHKGDYSSIGNTYEILIQNIKKNKYEIVGPSFEYCILDSLTSYTSKDYITKITIPVKAI
- a CDS encoding ABC transporter ATP-binding protein; translated protein: MLEVKNLYCGYDEIDIIKDINFKVEDGKNLCIVGPNGCGKSTLLKSIANIITYKGSITIDGMEVCNFSRKELAKKVGLMSQITQIYFPYTIYETVSLGRYAHSKGVFNTLSKLDKDIILDAIERVGLLDIKDKPINELSGGQLQRVFLARTFAQNPDIILLDEPTNHLDLKYQIELLEHLSKWAKKNKKIVIGVLHDLNLVHYFSDAVCLLNNGEIVCYGKSEEVFNGEHLKSVYNIDIKEFMLKVLEKWK